The following coding sequences are from one Delphinus delphis chromosome 19, mDelDel1.2, whole genome shotgun sequence window:
- the UBE2G1 gene encoding ubiquitin-conjugating enzyme E2 G1 — MTELQSALLLRRQLAELNKNPVEGFSAGLIDDNDLYRWEVLIIGPPDTLYEGGVFKAHLTFPKDYPLRPPKMKFITEIWHPNVDKNGDVCISILHEPGEDKYGYEKPEERWLPIHTVETIMISVISMLADPNGDSPANVDAAKEWREDRNGEFKRKVARCVRKSQETAFE, encoded by the exons aACTCAACAAAAACCCAGTGGAAGGCTTTTCAGCAGGTTTAATAGATGACAATGATCTCTACCGATGGGAAGTCCTTATTATTGGTCCTCCAGATACACTTTA TGAAGGTGGTGTTTTTAAGGCTCATCTCACTTTCCCAAAAGATTATCCCCTTCGGCCTCCTAAAATGAAATTCATTACAGAAATCTGGCACCCAAATG TTGATAAAAATGGTGATGTATGCATTTCTATTCTTCATGAGCCCGGGGAAGATAAATATGGTTATGAAAAGCCCGAGGAACGCTGGCTGCCTATTCACACCGTGGAAACCATCATGATTAGTGTCATTTCTATGCTGGCAGACCCTAATGGAGACTCACCTGCTAATGTTGACGCTGCG AAAGAATGGAGGGAAGACAGAAATGGAGAATTCAAAAGGAAAGTTGCCCGCTGTGTAAGAAAAAGCCAAGAGACTGCTTTTGAGTGA